A window of Solanum stenotomum isolate F172 chromosome 3, ASM1918654v1, whole genome shotgun sequence contains these coding sequences:
- the LOC125859883 gene encoding 14 kDa proline-rich protein DC2.15-like, which produces MASKTSQSSVTLFLSLNLLSFALVSGTNDTGNCGGQQTCSIDTLKLGVCANILNLVNVVVGSPPTLPCCSLIQGLTDLEAAVCLCTAIRANVLGINLNVSLSLSLILNSCGKNPPTGFTC; this is translated from the coding sequence atggCTTCCAAAACAAGTCAGTCTTCAGTTACCCTTTTCCTATCACTGAATCTCCTCTCGTTTGCTCTTGTAAGTGGAACCAATGATACTGGAAATTGCGGAGGACAACAAACGTGCTCAATAGATACTTTGAAACTTGGTGTGTGTGCTAATATACTTAATTTGGTAAATGTAGTAGTCGGgtctccaccaactttgccatGCTGCAGTTTGATCCAAGGACTGACGGACCTAGAGGCCGCGGTTTGCTTGTGCACAGCCATTAGAGCAAATGTGCTGGGAATTAATTTGAATGTATCACTCTCTTTAAGCCTCATACTAAACAGTTGTGGAAAGAATCCTCCTACTGGCTTCACTTGTTAA
- the LOC125859362 gene encoding BAG family molecular chaperone regulator 7 yields MSHFRRFDLIDYSPSPSFFTPKTLLLNPYLPSFHNEDELDCTLDLICPKPYLPTTFLDLDDFDTITDLIQIERTPFYSTTRRVQHRLGLGTELQCLSDRVTALERMLRAKEEKKKKDKIGERKYTWTTEIKSPEKDGVDRKYKWIAEVKDGKKKGALDKSYKFSAEIKGKGDDSRSYSFKASNVSDTDSDSDGSEKKEKKDKKKKCESRKSVGCTRLVEIEEPTHHGALVLRQVFAKRVEKRRGKRKELSPQDAALAIQMSFRAYLIKRSQALRALRELAIAKTKLKELRALFNNFTYRRRVARDAEERQRFSEKIIVLLLTVDAIEGVDMMVRSAKKSIVDELEAMLDVIDPQPGGRPLSVARRRTFDMPDGAIQKELAAGVAQVVRMLDESNGAETFEGCL; encoded by the exons ATGAGCCATTTCAGGAGATTTGACCTTATCGACTACTCTCCTTCTCCTTCATTCTTCACCCCCAAAACCCTGCTTCTAAACCCATATTTACCTTCATTCCACAATGAGGATGAGCTTGACTGCACTCTCGATCTCATTTGCCCTAAGCCTTACTTACCCACTACCTTCCTCGATCTCGACGATTTCGATACCATCACGGATCTGATCCAAATCGAAAGAACCCCTTTTTACAGCACTACTCGCCGTGTCCAGCACCGGTTAGGACTCGGTACTGAGTTGCAATGTCTGTCTGACCGAGTCACCGCGCTCGAGCGGATGTTGAGGGcgaaggaggagaagaagaagaaggataaaATTGGGGAGCGGAAGTACACGTGGACGACTGAGATCAAGAGCCCTGAGAAGGATGGGGTTGATCGGAAATATAAGTGGATTGCTGAGGTGAAAGATGGTAAGAAGAAAGGTGCTTTGGATAAAAGCTACAAATTTAGTGCTGAGATCAAAGGAAAAGGTGACGATTCACGTAGTTACAGTTTCAAAGCATCAAATGTCAGCGATACCGATAGCGATAGCGATGGAAGtgagaaaaaagagaagaaagataagaagaagaaatgtgAAAGCCGTAAATCTGTGGGTTGTACACGCTTGGTTGAGATTGAAGAGCCAACCCATCATGGAGCACTCGTCTTAAGACAG GTATTTGCGAAGAGGGTGGAGAAGAGAAGGGGGAAGAGGAAGGAGCTGTCACCACAAGATGCAGCTTTAGCTATTCAAATGAGCTTCAGGGCTTACTTGATTAAGAGGTCTCAGGCACTGCGTGCTCTGAGGGAACTGGCCATTGCCAAGACTAAATTGAAGGAGCTAAGGGCTCTCTTCAACAACTTCACTTACAGAAGACGTGTTGCTCGTGATGCAGAGGAGCGCCAGAGGTTCTCTGAGAAGATTATTGTGTTGCTGCTCACTGTTGATGCCATTGAG GGTGTGGATATGATGGTCCGATCTGCAAAGAAATCTATAGTGGACGAGTTAGAAGCAATGCTTGATGTTATCGACCCCCAACCTGGTGGGAGGCCTTTATCTGTTGCAAGGAGGAGAACATTTGATATGCCAGATGGTGCCATTCAGAAGGAACTTGCAGCTGGTGTGGCTCAAGTTGTTCGAATGCTTGACGAGTCCAATGGTGCTGAAACCTTTGAAGGATGCTTATGA